From a single Terriglobia bacterium genomic region:
- a CDS encoding type II secretion system F family protein encodes MPVFTFTGKNPAGEKVAGERVSENKQVLKAALTRERITDTTIKEKGKEFVMPTFGSGKVATKDIAIFFRQFSVMIDAGLPLVQCLEILAANQENPVFQKALTGIRQTVEGGATLSNAMRGYPKIFDDLTTNMIEAGETGGILDVILQRLSTYVEKAVKLRSAVKSALIYPVSVISIAVLIVGALLKFVVPIFANLFAGLGVELPAPTRFVMNLSYLVSTFWWLFFVLLIALVIGIRQVRKHPKGRYMWDNMMLHLPVFGMVLRKIAVARFTRTLGTLITSGVPILEGLSITARTSGNAVLEQALMKVRKAIEEGRTIVDPLKESGVFPNMVTQMIGVGEATGAMDAMLQKIADFYEDEVDSATKNMLTLLEPVMISFLGVAVGGIVISLYMPLFSMISKLSGG; translated from the coding sequence ATGCCAGTTTTCACGTTCACGGGCAAGAACCCCGCCGGCGAGAAAGTAGCCGGCGAGCGGGTCAGCGAGAACAAGCAGGTGTTGAAGGCGGCGCTCACCCGCGAGCGCATCACCGACACCACCATCAAGGAGAAGGGCAAGGAATTCGTGATGCCCACCTTCGGTTCGGGCAAGGTGGCGACCAAGGACATCGCCATCTTCTTCCGCCAGTTCTCGGTGATGATTGATGCCGGCCTGCCGCTGGTGCAGTGCCTGGAGATCCTGGCCGCCAACCAGGAGAACCCGGTGTTCCAGAAGGCGCTGACCGGCATCCGGCAGACGGTGGAAGGCGGCGCCACGCTGTCCAATGCCATGCGCGGCTACCCGAAGATTTTCGACGACCTCACCACCAACATGATCGAGGCGGGCGAAACCGGCGGCATTCTCGACGTCATTCTGCAGCGCCTCTCGACCTACGTGGAAAAGGCCGTGAAACTGCGCTCGGCGGTGAAGTCGGCGCTGATCTATCCCGTATCCGTCATCAGCATCGCGGTGCTCATCGTGGGCGCGCTGCTGAAATTCGTGGTCCCGATCTTCGCCAACCTGTTCGCCGGCCTGGGCGTCGAACTGCCCGCCCCCACGCGCTTTGTCATGAACCTGAGCTACCTGGTGAGCACCTTCTGGTGGTTGTTCTTCGTGCTGCTGATTGCGCTGGTCATCGGCATCAGGCAGGTCCGCAAGCACCCCAAGGGCCGCTACATGTGGGACAACATGATGCTGCACCTGCCGGTGTTCGGCATGGTGCTGCGCAAGATCGCGGTGGCGCGTTTCACCCGCACCCTGGGCACCCTGATCACCTCCGGTGTGCCCATCCTGGAGGGCCTCAGCATCACGGCGCGCACCTCGGGCAACGCGGTGCTGGAACAAGCGCTGATGAAGGTGCGCAAGGCGATCGAAGAAGGCCGGACGATTGTGGACCCGCTCAAGGAAAGTGGCGTGTTCCCTAACATGGTGACGCAGATGATCGGCGTCGGCGAAGCCACCGGCGCCATGGACGCCATGTTGCAGAAGATCGCCGATTTCTACGAAGACGAAGTGGACTCGGCCACCAAGAACATGCTGACGCTGCTGGAGCCGGTGATGATCTCGTTTCTGGGCGTGGCGGTCGGCGGCATCGTGATCTCGCTGTACATGCCGCTGTTCTCCATGATCTCCAAGCTCTCGGGGGGCTAG